A region of Buchnera aphidicola (Nurudea yanoniella) DNA encodes the following proteins:
- the flhA gene encoding flagellar biosynthesis protein FlhA, with the protein MTKISLLSNFLKQLKSIQWQILSGPILILVILSMMVLPLAPFILDLLFTFNIALSIVILLVSMFTIHTLEFTSFPIVLLFSTLLRLALNIASTRIILLYGHMGSYSAGNVIQAFGHFLVGGNFAIGIVVFIILVIINFMVITKGAGRIAEVGARFILDGMPGKQMAIDADLNAGLIGEKQAKKRRLEITQEADFYGSMDGASKFVRGDAIAGILIMGVNIIGGLIVGMLQHGMLFSKAAEVYTILTIGDGLVAQIPALVISTASGVIVTRVSTEQNVSEQMISQLFYNPRVVLLSGIVLGILGLVPGMPNIIFLLFTSVLFILSWYLYRNPVQIKSFSIDKNNKGSFNDIQDATWNDVQLEDSIGIELGYELISMVHSKLEDNLLNNIRSVRKKCAKEIGFLPPLIHIRNNVHLPHDTYRILIKGIEIGKGIVKRNKFLAIDAKNVLDKLSGEETIEPTFHFKAFWINSSLVHYAKSIGYNVVQDYTIIPTHLNKIVLDNTSKLFGRQEAQQLLDYVEKYFPKLTEDLVPNTISLTTFHKVIQNLLLEHIPIRDMQTILETLIIHSSFHKDDISELTSLVRISLQKLIVQKFFKNNEIKVIRLGVKLESILFQTLQNKDNNGGVLEPGLYKYFLKELQKNIHDQNLLHNKTILLVNHKLRMYLAKMLIKIFPDLIILSNLELEEHDKKIHVISILGA; encoded by the coding sequence TCCATTTATTTTAGATTTATTGTTTACTTTTAATATTGCTCTTTCAATTGTAATATTATTAGTTTCAATGTTTACTATTCATACACTAGAATTTACTTCTTTTCCTATAGTTTTATTGTTTTCTACGTTATTACGTTTAGCATTAAATATCGCATCTACAAGAATTATTTTGCTGTATGGACATATGGGATCTTATTCTGCTGGAAATGTTATACAAGCTTTTGGGCATTTTTTGGTAGGTGGAAATTTTGCTATAGGAATTGTTGTATTTATAATTTTAGTTATTATAAATTTTATGGTAATTACTAAAGGAGCAGGACGTATAGCAGAAGTAGGTGCTAGATTTATATTAGATGGTATGCCAGGAAAACAAATGGCTATTGATGCTGATTTGAATGCTGGATTAATTGGAGAAAAACAAGCAAAAAAACGTCGATTAGAAATTACGCAAGAAGCAGATTTCTATGGTTCTATGGATGGAGCAAGTAAATTTGTTAGAGGTGATGCTATTGCTGGGATATTAATAATGGGGGTAAATATTATTGGTGGACTTATTGTTGGAATGCTTCAACATGGTATGTTATTTTCTAAGGCAGCAGAAGTATATACTATATTAACTATAGGAGATGGATTAGTAGCTCAAATTCCTGCTTTAGTAATTTCTACAGCTTCAGGTGTTATTGTTACACGCGTAAGTACAGAACAAAATGTAAGCGAACAAATGATTAGTCAATTATTTTATAATCCGAGAGTAGTATTGTTGAGCGGGATTGTTTTAGGAATTCTTGGATTAGTTCCTGGAATGCCAAATATAATATTTTTGTTGTTTACCAGTGTGTTATTTATTTTGTCTTGGTATTTATATAGAAACCCTGTACAGATTAAATCTTTTTCTATAGATAAAAATAATAAAGGTTCTTTTAATGATATTCAAGATGCTACTTGGAATGATGTACAATTAGAAGATTCTATAGGAATTGAATTAGGATATGAACTTATTTCTATGGTTCATAGTAAATTAGAAGATAATTTATTAAATAATATTAGAAGTGTGCGAAAAAAATGTGCTAAAGAAATTGGATTTTTGCCTCCATTAATTCATATTAGAAATAATGTTCATTTGCCTCATGATACATATCGTATATTGATTAAAGGAATCGAAATAGGAAAAGGAATAGTTAAGCGTAATAAATTTTTAGCTATTGATGCAAAAAACGTATTAGATAAACTTTCAGGTGAAGAAACTATAGAGCCTACTTTTCATTTTAAAGCATTTTGGATTAATAGTTCTTTGGTTCATTATGCAAAAAGTATAGGTTATAATGTAGTTCAAGATTATACTATTATTCCTACTCATTTAAATAAGATCGTTTTAGACAATACTAGTAAATTATTCGGGAGACAAGAAGCTCAGCAATTATTAGATTATGTCGAAAAATATTTTCCAAAGTTAACCGAAGATTTAGTTCCAAACACGATTAGTTTAACGACTTTTCATAAAGTCATTCAAAATTTATTACTTGAACATATTCCTATTCGTGATATGCAAACTATTTTAGAAACTTTGATAATTCATTCTTCTTTTCATAAGGATGATATATCAGAGTTGACTAGTTTAGTGCGAATTTCTTTGCAAAAACTTATTGTTCAAAAATTTTTTAAAAATAATGAAATTAAAGTAATAAGATTGGGTGTTAAATTAGAAAGTATATTATTTCAGACATTGCAAAATAAAGACAATAATGGTGGAGTATTAGAACCTGGTTTATATAAATATTTTTTGAAAGAATTACAAAAAAATATTCATGATCAAAATTTATTACATAATAAAACAATACTTTTAGTGAATCATAAATTACGGATGTATTTAGCAAAGATGTTGATAAAAATATTTCCAGATTTAATAATCTTATCTAATTTAGAATTAGAAGAACATGATAAGAAGATACACGTTATTAGTATTTTAGGAGCATAA
- the argS gene encoding arginine--tRNA ligase, with protein MNIKLILKKHTSQALISLGIKNIKYIVINNTGQKKPWNYQIDGLIKIAKELNINSFNLANKVSSKIRIHNMYKKVLVSQPGFISIFLNMLWVEKKLEKKIKSARLDVNYVKKKNIIIDYSSPNVAKEMHVGHLRSTILGDATARIMEFLGHNVIRANHIGDWGMQFGMIIAYLKQYKANPETFKNYNEIYQKAKIKYDNDKLFSNKVKLYTKKLQSEDKSCMKIWKKIVNTTIKKNGKIYKNLNVTLTNKNIMGESFYRKMLFNIVNDLKEKKIAVEYHGSIIVFLNNFKNRDGNPMGVIIQKKDGGFLYSTIDLACLKYRCETLHADKIIYYTDIRQNKHFMQIIEIGKKAGYIPNYLKIEHHMFGMILSEDNHPFKTRSGNNIKLSSLLEKAIKKAKTIIATKKNTKISQKRLDFLAKRIGIGAIKYFDLSKNRTTNYVFNWNKILSFSGNTAPYMQYAYTRILSIFRKLNVSMINLQGKIQLKNKFENQLGIKLLEFEEIITDTANKGMPHILCLYLYQLSTLFSQFYEKCSILFSKNTEIRCSRLILAFLTARTLKKGLNIIGISTINYM; from the coding sequence ATGAATATAAAGTTAATACTAAAAAAACATACTTCTCAAGCATTAATAAGTTTAGGAATAAAAAATATAAAATATATTGTGATTAATAATACTGGTCAAAAAAAACCATGGAATTATCAAATTGATGGATTGATAAAAATAGCAAAGGAATTAAATATTAATTCTTTCAATTTAGCTAATAAAGTATCTTCAAAAATACGTATACATAACATGTATAAAAAAGTTTTAGTTTCTCAACCCGGTTTTATTAGTATTTTTTTAAATATGCTATGGGTAGAAAAAAAACTAGAAAAAAAAATAAAATCAGCAAGATTAGATGTCAATTATGTTAAGAAAAAAAATATTATTATAGATTATTCATCTCCAAACGTAGCAAAAGAAATGCATGTAGGACATCTTCGCTCAACTATATTAGGAGATGCTACTGCAAGAATTATGGAATTTCTTGGGCATAACGTTATAAGAGCAAATCATATTGGAGATTGGGGTATGCAATTTGGAATGATAATAGCATATCTAAAACAATATAAAGCTAATCCTGAAACGTTCAAAAATTATAATGAAATTTATCAAAAAGCAAAAATTAAATATGATAATGATAAACTATTTTCGAATAAAGTCAAACTTTACACTAAAAAATTACAATCTGAAGATAAATCTTGTATGAAAATTTGGAAAAAAATTGTCAATACTACTATTAAAAAAAACGGAAAAATCTATAAAAATTTAAATGTAACTTTAACTAATAAAAATATTATGGGGGAAAGTTTTTATAGAAAAATGTTATTTAATATTGTAAATGATCTAAAAGAAAAAAAAATAGCCGTGGAATATCATGGTTCAATAATAGTTTTTTTAAATAATTTTAAAAATAGAGATGGAAATCCAATGGGAGTAATTATTCAAAAAAAAGATGGAGGATTTCTATATTCTACTATTGATTTAGCATGTTTAAAGTATCGATGTGAAACTCTTCATGCTGACAAAATAATATATTATACTGACATAAGACAAAATAAACATTTTATGCAGATTATAGAAATAGGGAAAAAAGCAGGATATATTCCTAATTATTTAAAAATAGAACATCATATGTTCGGAATGATATTATCTGAAGATAATCATCCCTTTAAAACACGATCTGGAAATAATATAAAACTGTCTTCTTTACTTGAAAAGGCAATAAAAAAAGCTAAAACTATTATTGCAACAAAAAAAAATACTAAAATATCACAAAAAAGATTAGATTTTTTAGCTAAAAGAATAGGAATTGGAGCAATAAAATATTTCGATTTATCTAAGAATAGAACAACCAATTATGTATTTAATTGGAATAAAATATTATCGTTTAGCGGAAATACAGCACCTTACATGCAATATGCATACACTAGAATACTATCAATTTTTAGAAAACTAAATGTATCTATGATAAATTTACAAGGAAAAATACAGTTAAAAAATAAATTTGAAAACCAACTTGGAATAAAATTACTAGAATTCGAAGAAATAATTACGGACACCGCCAATAAAGGAATGCCTCATATACTCTGTCTATATTTATATCAACTTTCAACACTTTTTTCACAATTCTATGAAAAATGTTCTATTTTGTTCTCTAAAAATACTGAAATACGTTGTAGTAGACTAATATTAGCTTTTTTGACTGCAAGAACACTCAAAAAAGGATTAAATATTATTGGAATATCAACAATAAATTACATGTAA